Proteins encoded within one genomic window of Macaca fascicularis isolate 582-1 chromosome 16, T2T-MFA8v1.1:
- the TNFSF13 gene encoding tumor necrosis factor ligand superfamily member 13 isoform X5 has product MPASSLFSLAPKGPPGNMGVPVREPALSVALWLSWGAALGAVACAMALLTQQTELQSLRREVSRLQRTGGPSQKAEGYPWQSLPEQSSDAPEAWENGERSRKRRAVLTQKQKKQHSVLHLVPINATSKDDSDVTEVMWQPALRRGRGLQAQGYGVRIRDAGVYLLYSQVLFQDVTFTMGQVVSREGQGKQETLFRCIRSMPSHPDRAYNSCYSAGVFHLHQGDILSVIIPRARAKLNLSPHGTFLGFVKL; this is encoded by the exons ATGCCAGCCTCATCTCTTTTCTCGCTAGCCCCCAAAGGGCCTCCAGGCAACATGGGGGTTCCGGTCAGAGAGCCGGCACTCTCAGTTGCCCTCTGGTTGAGTTGGGGTGCAGCTCTGGGGGCTGTGGCTTGTGCCATGGCTCTGCTGACCCAACAGACAGAGCTGCAGAGCCTCAGGAGAGAGGTGAGCCGGCTGCAGAGGACAGGAGGGCCctcccagaaggcagaagggtaTCCCTGGCAGAGTCTCCCGGAGCAG AGCTCCGATGCCCCGGAAGCCTGGGAGAATGGGGAGAGATCCCGGAAAAGGAGAGCAGTGCTCACCCAAAAACAGAAGA AGCAGCACTCCGTCCTGCACCTGGTTCCCATTAACGCCACCTCCAAGG ATGACTCCGATGTGACCGAGGTGATGTGGCAACCAGCTCTCAGGCGTGGGAGAGGCCTACAGGCCCAAGGATATGGTGTCCGAATCCGGGATGCTGGAGTTTATCTGCTGTATAGCCAG GTCCTGTTTCAAGACGTGACTTTCACCATGGGTCAGGTGGTGTCTCGAGAAGGCCAAGGAAAGCAAGAGACTCTATTTCGATGTATAAGAAGTATGCCCTCCCACCCGGACCGGGCCTACAACAGCTGCTATAGCGCAG gTGTCTTCCATTTACACCAAGGGGATATTCTAAGTGTCATAATTCCCCGGGCAAGGGCGAAACTTAACCTCTCTCCACATGGAACCTTCCTGGGGTTTGTGAAACTGTGA
- the TNFSF13 gene encoding tumor necrosis factor ligand superfamily member 13 isoform X3, producing MGVPVREPALSVALWLSWGAALGAVACAMALLTQQTELQSLRREVSRLQRTGGPSQKAEGYPWQSLPEQSSDAPEAWENGERSRKRRAVLTQKQKNDSDVTEVMWQPALRRGRGLQAQGYGVRIRDAGVYLLYSQVLFQDVTFTMGQVVSREGQGKQETLFRCIRSMPSHPDRAYNSCYSAGVFHLHQGDILSVIIPRARAKLNLSPHGTFLGFVKL from the exons ATGGGGGTTCCGGTCAGAGAGCCGGCACTCTCAGTTGCCCTCTGGTTGAGTTGGGGTGCAGCTCTGGGGGCTGTGGCTTGTGCCATGGCTCTGCTGACCCAACAGACAGAGCTGCAGAGCCTCAGGAGAGAGGTGAGCCGGCTGCAGAGGACAGGAGGGCCctcccagaaggcagaagggtaTCCCTGGCAGAGTCTCCCGGAGCAG AGCTCCGATGCCCCGGAAGCCTGGGAGAATGGGGAGAGATCCCGGAAAAGGAGAGCAGTGCTCACCCAAAAACAGAAGA ATGACTCCGATGTGACCGAGGTGATGTGGCAACCAGCTCTCAGGCGTGGGAGAGGCCTACAGGCCCAAGGATATGGTGTCCGAATCCGGGATGCTGGAGTTTATCTGCTGTATAGCCAG GTCCTGTTTCAAGACGTGACTTTCACCATGGGTCAGGTGGTGTCTCGAGAAGGCCAAGGAAAGCAAGAGACTCTATTTCGATGTATAAGAAGTATGCCCTCCCACCCGGACCGGGCCTACAACAGCTGCTATAGCGCAG gTGTCTTCCATTTACACCAAGGGGATATTCTAAGTGTCATAATTCCCCGGGCAAGGGCGAAACTTAACCTCTCTCCACATGGAACCTTCCTGGGGTTTGTGAAACTGTGA
- the TNFSF13 gene encoding tumor necrosis factor ligand superfamily member 13 isoform X6: MPASSLFSLAPKGPPGNMGVPVREPALSVALWLSWGAALGAVACAMALLTQQTELQSLRREVSRLQRTGGPSQKAEGYPWQSLPEQSSDAPEAWENGERSRKRRAVLTQKQKKQHSVLHLVPINATSKDDSDVTEVMWQPALRRGRGLQAQGYGVRIRDAGVYLLYSQVLFQDVTFTMGQVVSREGQGKQETLFRCIRSMPSHPDRAYNSCYSAGVFHLHQGDILSVIIPRARAKLNLSPHGTFLGL; encoded by the exons ATGCCAGCCTCATCTCTTTTCTCGCTAGCCCCCAAAGGGCCTCCAGGCAACATGGGGGTTCCGGTCAGAGAGCCGGCACTCTCAGTTGCCCTCTGGTTGAGTTGGGGTGCAGCTCTGGGGGCTGTGGCTTGTGCCATGGCTCTGCTGACCCAACAGACAGAGCTGCAGAGCCTCAGGAGAGAGGTGAGCCGGCTGCAGAGGACAGGAGGGCCctcccagaaggcagaagggtaTCCCTGGCAGAGTCTCCCGGAGCAG AGCTCCGATGCCCCGGAAGCCTGGGAGAATGGGGAGAGATCCCGGAAAAGGAGAGCAGTGCTCACCCAAAAACAGAAGA AGCAGCACTCCGTCCTGCACCTGGTTCCCATTAACGCCACCTCCAAGG ATGACTCCGATGTGACCGAGGTGATGTGGCAACCAGCTCTCAGGCGTGGGAGAGGCCTACAGGCCCAAGGATATGGTGTCCGAATCCGGGATGCTGGAGTTTATCTGCTGTATAGCCAG GTCCTGTTTCAAGACGTGACTTTCACCATGGGTCAGGTGGTGTCTCGAGAAGGCCAAGGAAAGCAAGAGACTCTATTTCGATGTATAAGAAGTATGCCCTCCCACCCGGACCGGGCCTACAACAGCTGCTATAGCGCAG gTGTCTTCCATTTACACCAAGGGGATATTCTAAGTGTCATAATTCCCCGGGCAAGGGCGAAACTTAACCTCTCTCCACATGGAACCTTCCTGGG ACTTTGA
- the TNFSF12 gene encoding tumor necrosis factor ligand superfamily member 12 isoform X3, with protein MAARRSQRRRGRRGEPGTALLVPLALGLGLALACLGLLLAVVSLGSRASLSAQQEPAQEELVAEEDQDPSELNPQAEESRDPVPFLNRLVRPRRSAPKGRKTRARRAIAAHYEVHPRPGQDGAQAGWSQTLDLQ; from the exons ATGGCCGCCCGTCGGAGCCAGAGGCGGAGGGGGCGCCGGGGGGAGCCGGGCACCGCCCTGCTGGTCCCGCTCGcgctgggcctgggcctggcgctggcctgcctcggcctcctgctGGCCGTGGTCAGCCTGGGGAGCCGGGCATCGCTGTCCGCCCAG CAGGAGCCTGCCCAGGAGGAGCTGGTGGCAGAGGAAGACCAGGACCCATCG GAACTGAATCCCCAGGCAGAAGAAAGTCGGGATCCTGTGCCTTTCCTGAACCGACTAGTTCGGCCTCGCAGAAGTG CACCTAAAGGCCGGAAAACACGGGCTCGAAGAGCGATCGCAGCCCATTATGAAG TTCATCCACGACCTGGACAGGATGGAGCGCAGGCGG gctggtctcaaactcttgacctccagtga
- the TNFSF12 gene encoding tumor necrosis factor ligand superfamily member 12 isoform X2, giving the protein MAARRSQRRRGRRGEPGTALLVPLALGLGLALACLGLLLAVVSLGSRASLSAQEPAQEELVAEEDQDPSELNPQAEESRDPVPFLNRLVRPRRSAPKGRKTRARRAIAAHYEVHPRPGQDGAQAGVDGTVSGWEEARINSSSPLRYNRQIGEFIVTRAGLYYLYCQVHFDEGKAVYLKLDLLVDGVLALRCLEEFSATAASSLGPQLRLCQVSGLLALRPGSSLRIRTLPWAHLKAAPFLTYFGLFQVH; this is encoded by the exons ATGGCCGCCCGTCGGAGCCAGAGGCGGAGGGGGCGCCGGGGGGAGCCGGGCACCGCCCTGCTGGTCCCGCTCGcgctgggcctgggcctggcgctggcctgcctcggcctcctgctGGCCGTGGTCAGCCTGGGGAGCCGGGCATCGCTGTCCGCCCAG GAGCCTGCCCAGGAGGAGCTGGTGGCAGAGGAAGACCAGGACCCATCG GAACTGAATCCCCAGGCAGAAGAAAGTCGGGATCCTGTGCCTTTCCTGAACCGACTAGTTCGGCCTCGCAGAAGTG CACCTAAAGGCCGGAAAACACGGGCTCGAAGAGCGATCGCAGCCCATTATGAAG TTCATCCACGACCTGGACAGGATGGAGCGCAGGCGG GTGTGGACGGGACAGTGAGTGGCTGGGAGGAAGCCAGAATCAACAGCTCCAGCCCTCTGCGCTACAACCGCCAGATCGGGGAGTTCATAGTCACCCGGGCTGGGCTCTACTACCTGTACTGTCAG GTGCACTTTGACGAGGGGAAGGCTGTCTACCTGAAGCTGGACTTGCTGGTGGATGGCGTGCTGGCCCTGCGCTGCCTGGAGGAATTCTCAGCCACTGCAGCGAGTTCCCTCGGGCCCCAGCTTCGCCTCTGCCAGGTGTCTGGGCTGTTGGCTCTGCGGCCAGGGTCCTCCCTGCGAATCCGCACCCTCCCCTGGGCCCATCTCAAGGCTGCCCCCTTCCTCACCTACTTCGGACTCTTCCAGGTTCACTGA
- the TNFSF13 gene encoding tumor necrosis factor ligand superfamily member 13 isoform X8: MPASSLFSLAPKGPPGNMGVPVREPALSVALWLSWGAALGAVACAMALLTQQTELQSLRREVSRLQRTGGPSQKAEGYPWQSLPEQSSDAPEAWENGERSRKRRAVLTQKQKNDSDVTEVMWQPALRRGRGLQAQGYGVRIRDAGVYLLYSQVLFQDVTFTMGQVVSREGQGKQETLFRCIRSMPSHPDRAYNSCYSAGVFHLHQGDILSVIIPRARAKLNLSPHGTFLGL; encoded by the exons ATGCCAGCCTCATCTCTTTTCTCGCTAGCCCCCAAAGGGCCTCCAGGCAACATGGGGGTTCCGGTCAGAGAGCCGGCACTCTCAGTTGCCCTCTGGTTGAGTTGGGGTGCAGCTCTGGGGGCTGTGGCTTGTGCCATGGCTCTGCTGACCCAACAGACAGAGCTGCAGAGCCTCAGGAGAGAGGTGAGCCGGCTGCAGAGGACAGGAGGGCCctcccagaaggcagaagggtaTCCCTGGCAGAGTCTCCCGGAGCAG AGCTCCGATGCCCCGGAAGCCTGGGAGAATGGGGAGAGATCCCGGAAAAGGAGAGCAGTGCTCACCCAAAAACAGAAGA ATGACTCCGATGTGACCGAGGTGATGTGGCAACCAGCTCTCAGGCGTGGGAGAGGCCTACAGGCCCAAGGATATGGTGTCCGAATCCGGGATGCTGGAGTTTATCTGCTGTATAGCCAG GTCCTGTTTCAAGACGTGACTTTCACCATGGGTCAGGTGGTGTCTCGAGAAGGCCAAGGAAAGCAAGAGACTCTATTTCGATGTATAAGAAGTATGCCCTCCCACCCGGACCGGGCCTACAACAGCTGCTATAGCGCAG gTGTCTTCCATTTACACCAAGGGGATATTCTAAGTGTCATAATTCCCCGGGCAAGGGCGAAACTTAACCTCTCTCCACATGGAACCTTCCTGGG ACTTTGA
- the TNFSF13 gene encoding tumor necrosis factor ligand superfamily member 13 isoform X2, with amino-acid sequence MGVPVREPALSVALWLSWGAALGAVACAMALLTQQTELQSLRREVSRLQRTGGPSQKAEGYPWQSLPEQSSDAPEAWENGERSRKRRAVLTQKQKKQHSVLHLVPINATSKDDSDVTEVMWQPALRRGRGLQAQGYGVRIRDAGVYLLYSQVLFQDVTFTMGQVVSREGQGKQETLFRCIRSMPSHPDRAYNSCYSAGVFHLHQGDILSVIIPRARAKLNLSPHGTFLGL; translated from the exons ATGGGGGTTCCGGTCAGAGAGCCGGCACTCTCAGTTGCCCTCTGGTTGAGTTGGGGTGCAGCTCTGGGGGCTGTGGCTTGTGCCATGGCTCTGCTGACCCAACAGACAGAGCTGCAGAGCCTCAGGAGAGAGGTGAGCCGGCTGCAGAGGACAGGAGGGCCctcccagaaggcagaagggtaTCCCTGGCAGAGTCTCCCGGAGCAG AGCTCCGATGCCCCGGAAGCCTGGGAGAATGGGGAGAGATCCCGGAAAAGGAGAGCAGTGCTCACCCAAAAACAGAAGA AGCAGCACTCCGTCCTGCACCTGGTTCCCATTAACGCCACCTCCAAGG ATGACTCCGATGTGACCGAGGTGATGTGGCAACCAGCTCTCAGGCGTGGGAGAGGCCTACAGGCCCAAGGATATGGTGTCCGAATCCGGGATGCTGGAGTTTATCTGCTGTATAGCCAG GTCCTGTTTCAAGACGTGACTTTCACCATGGGTCAGGTGGTGTCTCGAGAAGGCCAAGGAAAGCAAGAGACTCTATTTCGATGTATAAGAAGTATGCCCTCCCACCCGGACCGGGCCTACAACAGCTGCTATAGCGCAG gTGTCTTCCATTTACACCAAGGGGATATTCTAAGTGTCATAATTCCCCGGGCAAGGGCGAAACTTAACCTCTCTCCACATGGAACCTTCCTGGG ACTTTGA
- the TNFSF13 gene encoding tumor necrosis factor ligand superfamily member 13 isoform X7 produces MPASSLFSLAPKGPPGNMGVPVREPALSVALWLSWGAALGAVACAMALLTQQTELQSLRREVSRLQRTGGPSQKAEGYPWQSLPEQSSDAPEAWENGERSRKRRAVLTQKQKNDSDVTEVMWQPALRRGRGLQAQGYGVRIRDAGVYLLYSQVLFQDVTFTMGQVVSREGQGKQETLFRCIRSMPSHPDRAYNSCYSAGVFHLHQGDILSVIIPRARAKLNLSPHGTFLGFVKL; encoded by the exons ATGCCAGCCTCATCTCTTTTCTCGCTAGCCCCCAAAGGGCCTCCAGGCAACATGGGGGTTCCGGTCAGAGAGCCGGCACTCTCAGTTGCCCTCTGGTTGAGTTGGGGTGCAGCTCTGGGGGCTGTGGCTTGTGCCATGGCTCTGCTGACCCAACAGACAGAGCTGCAGAGCCTCAGGAGAGAGGTGAGCCGGCTGCAGAGGACAGGAGGGCCctcccagaaggcagaagggtaTCCCTGGCAGAGTCTCCCGGAGCAG AGCTCCGATGCCCCGGAAGCCTGGGAGAATGGGGAGAGATCCCGGAAAAGGAGAGCAGTGCTCACCCAAAAACAGAAGA ATGACTCCGATGTGACCGAGGTGATGTGGCAACCAGCTCTCAGGCGTGGGAGAGGCCTACAGGCCCAAGGATATGGTGTCCGAATCCGGGATGCTGGAGTTTATCTGCTGTATAGCCAG GTCCTGTTTCAAGACGTGACTTTCACCATGGGTCAGGTGGTGTCTCGAGAAGGCCAAGGAAAGCAAGAGACTCTATTTCGATGTATAAGAAGTATGCCCTCCCACCCGGACCGGGCCTACAACAGCTGCTATAGCGCAG gTGTCTTCCATTTACACCAAGGGGATATTCTAAGTGTCATAATTCCCCGGGCAAGGGCGAAACTTAACCTCTCTCCACATGGAACCTTCCTGGGGTTTGTGAAACTGTGA
- the TNFSF12 gene encoding tumor necrosis factor ligand superfamily member 12 isoform X1, which yields MAARRSQRRRGRRGEPGTALLVPLALGLGLALACLGLLLAVVSLGSRASLSAQQEPAQEELVAEEDQDPSELNPQAEESRDPVPFLNRLVRPRRSAPKGRKTRARRAIAAHYEVHPRPGQDGAQAGVDGTVSGWEEARINSSSPLRYNRQIGEFIVTRAGLYYLYCQVHFDEGKAVYLKLDLLVDGVLALRCLEEFSATAASSLGPQLRLCQVSGLLALRPGSSLRIRTLPWAHLKAAPFLTYFGLFQVH from the exons ATGGCCGCCCGTCGGAGCCAGAGGCGGAGGGGGCGCCGGGGGGAGCCGGGCACCGCCCTGCTGGTCCCGCTCGcgctgggcctgggcctggcgctggcctgcctcggcctcctgctGGCCGTGGTCAGCCTGGGGAGCCGGGCATCGCTGTCCGCCCAG CAGGAGCCTGCCCAGGAGGAGCTGGTGGCAGAGGAAGACCAGGACCCATCG GAACTGAATCCCCAGGCAGAAGAAAGTCGGGATCCTGTGCCTTTCCTGAACCGACTAGTTCGGCCTCGCAGAAGTG CACCTAAAGGCCGGAAAACACGGGCTCGAAGAGCGATCGCAGCCCATTATGAAG TTCATCCACGACCTGGACAGGATGGAGCGCAGGCGG GTGTGGACGGGACAGTGAGTGGCTGGGAGGAAGCCAGAATCAACAGCTCCAGCCCTCTGCGCTACAACCGCCAGATCGGGGAGTTCATAGTCACCCGGGCTGGGCTCTACTACCTGTACTGTCAG GTGCACTTTGACGAGGGGAAGGCTGTCTACCTGAAGCTGGACTTGCTGGTGGATGGCGTGCTGGCCCTGCGCTGCCTGGAGGAATTCTCAGCCACTGCAGCGAGTTCCCTCGGGCCCCAGCTTCGCCTCTGCCAGGTGTCTGGGCTGTTGGCTCTGCGGCCAGGGTCCTCCCTGCGAATCCGCACCCTCCCCTGGGCCCATCTCAAGGCTGCCCCCTTCCTCACCTACTTCGGACTCTTCCAGGTTCACTGA
- the TNFSF13 gene encoding tumor necrosis factor ligand superfamily member 13 isoform X4, with protein MGVPVREPALSVALWLSWGAALGAVACAMALLTQQTELQSLRREVSRLQRTGGPSQKAEGYPWQSLPEQSSDAPEAWENGERSRKRRAVLTQKQKNDSDVTEVMWQPALRRGRGLQAQGYGVRIRDAGVYLLYSQVLFQDVTFTMGQVVSREGQGKQETLFRCIRSMPSHPDRAYNSCYSAGVFHLHQGDILSVIIPRARAKLNLSPHGTFLGL; from the exons ATGGGGGTTCCGGTCAGAGAGCCGGCACTCTCAGTTGCCCTCTGGTTGAGTTGGGGTGCAGCTCTGGGGGCTGTGGCTTGTGCCATGGCTCTGCTGACCCAACAGACAGAGCTGCAGAGCCTCAGGAGAGAGGTGAGCCGGCTGCAGAGGACAGGAGGGCCctcccagaaggcagaagggtaTCCCTGGCAGAGTCTCCCGGAGCAG AGCTCCGATGCCCCGGAAGCCTGGGAGAATGGGGAGAGATCCCGGAAAAGGAGAGCAGTGCTCACCCAAAAACAGAAGA ATGACTCCGATGTGACCGAGGTGATGTGGCAACCAGCTCTCAGGCGTGGGAGAGGCCTACAGGCCCAAGGATATGGTGTCCGAATCCGGGATGCTGGAGTTTATCTGCTGTATAGCCAG GTCCTGTTTCAAGACGTGACTTTCACCATGGGTCAGGTGGTGTCTCGAGAAGGCCAAGGAAAGCAAGAGACTCTATTTCGATGTATAAGAAGTATGCCCTCCCACCCGGACCGGGCCTACAACAGCTGCTATAGCGCAG gTGTCTTCCATTTACACCAAGGGGATATTCTAAGTGTCATAATTCCCCGGGCAAGGGCGAAACTTAACCTCTCTCCACATGGAACCTTCCTGGG ACTTTGA
- the TNFSF13 gene encoding tumor necrosis factor ligand superfamily member 13 isoform X1 codes for MGVPVREPALSVALWLSWGAALGAVACAMALLTQQTELQSLRREVSRLQRTGGPSQKAEGYPWQSLPEQSSDAPEAWENGERSRKRRAVLTQKQKKQHSVLHLVPINATSKDDSDVTEVMWQPALRRGRGLQAQGYGVRIRDAGVYLLYSQVLFQDVTFTMGQVVSREGQGKQETLFRCIRSMPSHPDRAYNSCYSAGVFHLHQGDILSVIIPRARAKLNLSPHGTFLGFVKL; via the exons ATGGGGGTTCCGGTCAGAGAGCCGGCACTCTCAGTTGCCCTCTGGTTGAGTTGGGGTGCAGCTCTGGGGGCTGTGGCTTGTGCCATGGCTCTGCTGACCCAACAGACAGAGCTGCAGAGCCTCAGGAGAGAGGTGAGCCGGCTGCAGAGGACAGGAGGGCCctcccagaaggcagaagggtaTCCCTGGCAGAGTCTCCCGGAGCAG AGCTCCGATGCCCCGGAAGCCTGGGAGAATGGGGAGAGATCCCGGAAAAGGAGAGCAGTGCTCACCCAAAAACAGAAGA AGCAGCACTCCGTCCTGCACCTGGTTCCCATTAACGCCACCTCCAAGG ATGACTCCGATGTGACCGAGGTGATGTGGCAACCAGCTCTCAGGCGTGGGAGAGGCCTACAGGCCCAAGGATATGGTGTCCGAATCCGGGATGCTGGAGTTTATCTGCTGTATAGCCAG GTCCTGTTTCAAGACGTGACTTTCACCATGGGTCAGGTGGTGTCTCGAGAAGGCCAAGGAAAGCAAGAGACTCTATTTCGATGTATAAGAAGTATGCCCTCCCACCCGGACCGGGCCTACAACAGCTGCTATAGCGCAG gTGTCTTCCATTTACACCAAGGGGATATTCTAAGTGTCATAATTCCCCGGGCAAGGGCGAAACTTAACCTCTCTCCACATGGAACCTTCCTGGGGTTTGTGAAACTGTGA